From a region of the Synechococcus sp. RS9916 genome:
- the leuC gene encoding 3-isopropylmalate dehydratase large subunit: MSSGTLYDKVWDLHRVADLPGGSTQLLIGLHLIHEVTSPQAFAALEDKGLPVRCPERTVATVDHIVPTTSQARPFADPLAEEMLSTLERNCERHGITLHGLGSGRQGIVHVIAPELGLTQPGMTVACGDSHTSTHGAFGAIAFGIGTSQVRDVLASQSLAMNKLKVRRLWFDNQLSAGVFAKDLILHVIRTLGVKAGVGHAYEFAGPAIEALSMEERMTLCNMAIEGGARCGYVNPDQVTFDYLAGRPEAPSGEAWERAVQWWHALASDSDAHFDDEVRFDAAAIAPTVTWGITPGQGIGVDETVPTPEQLDPSDRPIAEEAYRYMDLAPGSAIAGVPVDVCFIGSCTNGRLSDLQAAASVARGRQVASGIKAFVVPGSEQVARAAEAEGLDKVFRAAGFEWREPGCSMCLAMNPDRLEGRQISASSSNRNFKGRQGSASGRTLLMSPAMVAAAAIEGSVTDVRCLAPLEG; the protein is encoded by the coding sequence ATGAGCAGCGGCACGCTTTACGACAAGGTCTGGGATTTGCACCGTGTCGCAGATCTCCCCGGTGGGTCCACCCAGCTGCTGATCGGTCTGCACCTCATTCACGAGGTCACCAGTCCGCAGGCTTTTGCCGCCCTCGAGGACAAGGGGCTGCCGGTGCGTTGCCCAGAGCGGACGGTGGCCACCGTGGATCACATCGTGCCCACCACCAGCCAGGCCCGCCCGTTCGCCGATCCTCTGGCGGAGGAAATGCTCAGCACGTTGGAACGCAACTGTGAGCGCCATGGCATCACCCTTCATGGTCTGGGCAGCGGCCGTCAGGGCATCGTGCATGTGATTGCTCCTGAGCTTGGGCTGACCCAGCCGGGAATGACCGTGGCCTGCGGTGACTCCCACACGTCGACCCATGGCGCCTTTGGTGCGATTGCCTTCGGCATCGGTACCAGCCAGGTGCGCGATGTGCTCGCCAGTCAGAGCCTGGCGATGAACAAGCTCAAGGTGCGGCGTCTCTGGTTCGACAACCAGCTCAGTGCCGGTGTGTTCGCCAAAGACCTCATCCTTCACGTGATCCGCACGCTGGGGGTGAAGGCAGGGGTGGGTCATGCCTATGAGTTCGCCGGTCCGGCGATTGAGGCGCTGTCCATGGAGGAGCGCATGACCCTCTGCAACATGGCGATTGAGGGTGGGGCCCGCTGCGGCTACGTCAATCCCGATCAGGTCACTTTCGATTACCTGGCGGGCCGCCCGGAAGCGCCGAGTGGCGAGGCTTGGGAGCGGGCTGTGCAGTGGTGGCATGCGTTGGCCTCAGATTCTGATGCTCACTTCGACGATGAAGTGCGCTTTGACGCTGCTGCGATTGCCCCAACCGTCACCTGGGGGATCACCCCTGGGCAGGGCATCGGTGTTGATGAAACGGTCCCCACGCCTGAGCAGTTGGATCCCTCCGATCGTCCGATCGCGGAGGAGGCCTACCGCTATATGGACCTTGCCCCCGGCTCAGCCATTGCCGGTGTTCCTGTGGATGTGTGTTTCATCGGCAGTTGCACCAACGGCCGTCTCAGTGATCTGCAGGCGGCGGCCAGCGTGGCTCGAGGCAGGCAAGTGGCGTCTGGCATCAAGGCGTTCGTCGTGCCTGGATCGGAGCAGGTGGCGCGTGCCGCCGAAGCCGAGGGCCTGGACAAGGTCTTCCGCGCTGCAGGTTTCGAATGGCGTGAACCCGGCTGTTCGATGTGTTTGGCCATGAACCCTGATCGCCTTGAGGGGCGTCAGATCAGTGCCAGCTCCAGCAATCGCAATTTCAAAGGTCGCCAGGGTTCGGCCAGTGGTCGCACCTTGCTGATGAGTCCAGCGATGGTGGCTGCTGCCGCGATCGAAGGCAGTGTCACCGACGTGCGCTGCTTGGCGCCGCTTGAGGGCTGA